The Porites lutea chromosome 4, jaPorLute2.1, whole genome shotgun sequence genome contains a region encoding:
- the LOC140933493 gene encoding uncharacterized protein has product MGCRVLQIFKKGSVKKAILLGIFMTTFYIFWTLYNLVECKTPFFENHEHDIRNFHQQWCRMQGWRIDWDTVVKPCAGKVAWDERKENSEWRTDARNSFIKKWEIQPAGHFSRFFIQSVTRHSVHKNFGGDAWRVYIRQGPASLAPQVWDYDNGMYEVVFLVMEPGDYSAQITLDFTLCDGLREPPVDWFIKGTVQGKYQPDGILGYIGDDYILEPIGGKTAITFSVPETSHNTQGLIPEKACGITCNLLQNGFGRWVEGVWLPYTEDNTTAAVENSFTGADTLWIYGDSVAQNFLKSLRLRGICKKIFKKCKDSYMWIYELTSVEEAKSKFRPNDFNKTVILQYLTNILDSPDMRRQNSVFLFNLGVHYPISLNFTTYRDLLDSVITLLRRKVEVQHNNKPIVIWKTTTSVEKEKTHLMFAELPTNKTHWRFHTHQRLELFHKYATNAMCKAGIPVLDVYPMTASYPNGTLDHVHYNANAQRAAEDQLLAFMMEEMKKTSS; this is encoded by the exons ATGGGATGTCGAGTTCTTCAAATCTTCAAAAAAGGTTCCGTCAAAAAAGCCATCCTCCTTGGCATTTTTATGACAACCTTCTATATTTTTTGGACACTATACAACTTGGTTGAGTGCAAGACACCTTTTTTTGAAAATCATGAGCATGACATACGAAATTTTCACCAACAGTGGTGTAGAATGCAAGGTTGGCGGATAGACTGGGACACAGTGGTTAAACCGTGTGCTGGCAAAGTAGCCTGGGACGAGCGAAAAGAAAACTCCGAATGGAGGACTGATGCGCGTAACAGTTTTATTAAGAAATGGGAGATACAACCTGCAG GTCACTTCAGTCGTTTCTTCATTCAGTCTGTTACAAGACATAGCGTTCATAAAAATTTTGGTGGCGATGCGTGGCGAGTGTACATCAGACAAGGCCCAGCATCCCTTGCGCCACAAGTGTGGGACTATGACAACGGAATGTATGAAGTGGTATTCTTGGTTATGGAACCTGGTGATTACTCCGCCCAGATCACCCTGGATTTCACTCTTTGTGACGGCCTTCGCGAGCCGCCTGTGGACTGGTTCATAAAAG GGACAGTTCAAGGAAAATACCAACCAGATGGAATCCTGGGATACATTGGCGATGACTACATATTGGAACCGATTGGAGGAAAGACGGCAATTACGTTTTCTGTCCCGGAAACCTCGCATAACACACAGGGGTTAATACCAG AAAAAGCCTGTGGAATCACTTGTAACCTGCTACAAAACGGTTTTGGTAGATGGGTCGAAGGAGTGTGGTTGCCTTATACTG AGGATAACACAACAGCAGCAGTAGAGAATTCCTTTACGGGGGCAGATACACTGTGGATATATGGTGATTCCGTGGCCCAGAATTTCCTGAAATCACTGAGATTACGAGGAATTTGtaaaaagattttcaaaaagtgCAAAGATTCATACATGTGGATATACGAG CTTACCAGTGTAGAAGAGGCCAAGTCAAAGTTTCGTCCAAACGATTTCAACAAAACAGTTATCCTTCAATATTTGACGAACATTCTTGATTCACCCGATATGAGAAGACAAAACAGTGTGTTCTTATTTAACCTTGGCGTTCATTATCCAATATCACTTAATTTCACAACTTACAGAGACCTCTTGGATAGCGTGATAACACTGTTAAGGAGAAAGGTTGAGGTTCAACACAATAATAAACCCATTGTTATATGGAAAACAACAACATccgttgaaaaagaaaagactcaTTTAATGTTTGCAGAACTTCCGACGAATAAGACTCATTGGAGATTCCATACACATCAG AGACTGGAGTTGTTTCATAAATACGCGACTAACGCCATGTGCAAAGCTGGCATTCCTGTATTGGACGTGTATCCAATGACCGCTTCGTATCCTAATGGCACACTAGATCATGTGCATTACAATGCAAATGCGCAGAGAGCAGCTGAGGATCAACTGTTAGCATTTATGATGGAGGAAATGAAGAAAACTTCCAGTTGA